From a region of the Synechococcus sp. RS9916 genome:
- the folE gene encoding GTP cyclohydrolase I: MTSTLPATSNGLSGGNVQATDGVVQTVSAQISARLKAAGVSFLANDNIADFILPGEMQALEAEVGDRVRDLLRSLVIDIENDHNTEETAERVARMYLHEVFKGRYHQQPKVASFPNVKELDEIYTVGPITVRSACSHHLVPIMGNCWIGIKPGSRVIGLSKFTRVADWVFSRPHIQEEAVMILADEIERLCEPKGLGIIVKAQHYCMKWRGVREPQTSMVNSVVRGDFRHDPSLKQEFFELVRQQEALLST, encoded by the coding sequence ATGACTTCAACGCTCCCAGCCACCAGTAACGGCCTCAGTGGCGGCAACGTGCAAGCTACGGACGGCGTCGTCCAGACCGTCTCGGCCCAGATCAGTGCCCGTCTGAAGGCAGCCGGTGTCTCGTTCCTGGCGAATGACAACATTGCCGACTTCATCCTTCCTGGAGAAATGCAGGCCCTCGAGGCCGAAGTAGGCGACCGTGTGCGTGATCTTCTGCGCAGCCTGGTGATCGATATCGAGAACGATCACAACACGGAGGAAACGGCCGAGCGCGTGGCTCGGATGTACCTGCACGAAGTGTTCAAGGGGCGTTACCACCAGCAGCCCAAGGTGGCCAGCTTCCCCAACGTCAAAGAGCTCGACGAGATCTACACCGTTGGTCCGATCACCGTTCGCTCAGCTTGTTCACACCACCTGGTGCCGATCATGGGCAACTGCTGGATTGGCATCAAGCCTGGTAGCAGGGTGATCGGTCTCTCCAAGTTCACCCGCGTTGCCGATTGGGTGTTTTCCCGTCCTCATATCCAGGAGGAAGCGGTGATGATTTTGGCTGATGAGATCGAGCGCCTTTGTGAGCCCAAAGGACTTGGCATCATCGTGAAGGCTCAGCACTACTGCATGAAGTGGAGAGGTGTGCGCGAACCGCAAACCAGCATGGTGAATTCCGTGGTGCGTGGTGATTTCCGACACGACCCCAGCCTTAAGCAGGAGTTCTTTGAGCTGGTGCGTCAGCAAGAAGCCCTGCTGAGCACCTGA
- a CDS encoding phosphoribosylanthranilate isomerase — translation MNDSAVAVKICGLTTVEQACAIAAMGAKAIGVIGVAATPRFIPEQQRRDLFAHLHHHHPSVERVWVVADADDAQLNEALRGEGIPTVVQLHGNETPERCSTLRQRHPQTRWWKALRLRQPQDLECLQRYEACVDALLLDAWSAEQLGGTGHRLELSWLQQLERQLPSAMPWWLAGGISAEWIPDLLSQVRPDGLDASSRLETAPGVKDLTKVRDLIEATATADLA, via the coding sequence ATGAACGATTCAGCTGTGGCCGTCAAGATCTGCGGCCTGACCACCGTCGAACAAGCCTGCGCCATTGCAGCGATGGGGGCGAAAGCGATCGGCGTGATCGGTGTCGCCGCCACCCCCCGTTTCATCCCTGAGCAGCAGCGCAGGGACCTGTTTGCCCATCTGCATCACCACCATCCCAGTGTGGAGCGGGTGTGGGTGGTGGCAGATGCCGACGATGCCCAGTTGAACGAAGCGCTGAGGGGAGAGGGGATCCCCACAGTGGTGCAGCTTCATGGCAACGAAACACCGGAGCGATGTTCAACCCTGCGCCAGCGCCACCCGCAAACCCGCTGGTGGAAGGCCCTGCGCTTACGTCAACCCCAAGACCTCGAATGCCTGCAGCGCTACGAAGCCTGCGTGGATGCTCTGCTGCTGGATGCCTGGAGTGCCGAACAGCTTGGCGGTACGGGGCATCGACTGGAGCTGAGCTGGCTTCAGCAACTGGAACGCCAGCTGCCTTCAGCCATGCCCTGGTGGCTCGCAGGAGGGATCAGTGCTGAATGGATTCCTGACTTACTCAGCCAGGTGCGTCCCGACGGCCTCGATGCCTCCAGCCGGCTGGAGACCGCACCAGGCGTCAAAGACCTCACCAAAGTGCGTGACTTAATCGAGGCCACTGCTACAGCAGATCTAGCTTGA
- a CDS encoding site-2 protease family protein — MGEGWQLMRIRGIPLRVHPSWFLIVSLITVVAQPNWSSLPEVQALGVWSSWLFSLLTALLLFVSVLLHELGHSLVALREGVQVRSITLFLLGGVARVERECPTAMGAFRVAAAGPLVSFVLGAALLLGVHSADHISPILGRLVSELAVVNVVLALFNLLPGLPLDGGLILKALVWHFTGSQRKGIQVATATGRFLSLFAIFMGVWLFLAKGGGIGALWLVMLGWFGLGASRNQTQVLMLQNVLRKLTVQAATARRFRVLEADQPLRRLSELRLGGQQEGIDGDARPADWVLVTRGGRWLGTIDDAPLRDLPVQQWDRQILADHLQPLDTLPSIAETEPLWKAVPALEASAQGRLLVINRAGLPAGTLERGDVGEAVLKALNLRLPPPMLEAARRQNGYPFGLPLVQAVASMQASGLLEEEPSPKTR, encoded by the coding sequence GTGGGTGAAGGCTGGCAGCTGATGCGCATCCGGGGAATTCCCTTGCGGGTGCACCCCAGTTGGTTCCTGATCGTTTCCCTGATCACCGTGGTGGCCCAGCCCAACTGGTCATCCTTACCCGAGGTGCAGGCGCTGGGGGTTTGGAGTTCCTGGCTGTTCAGCCTGCTCACCGCGTTGCTTCTGTTCGTGTCCGTGCTGCTCCATGAGCTCGGTCATTCCCTGGTGGCGCTTCGAGAAGGCGTGCAGGTGCGCAGCATCACGTTGTTCCTCCTGGGAGGCGTGGCCCGGGTGGAACGCGAATGCCCGACAGCCATGGGGGCCTTTCGGGTGGCTGCGGCCGGCCCATTGGTCAGTTTCGTTCTTGGGGCTGCTCTGCTGTTGGGCGTTCACTCCGCGGATCACATCAGCCCGATCCTGGGACGCCTGGTGTCAGAACTGGCGGTGGTCAATGTCGTTTTGGCGTTGTTCAACCTGCTTCCTGGCCTGCCCCTTGATGGGGGGTTGATCCTCAAGGCTCTGGTGTGGCACTTCACCGGCAGCCAACGCAAAGGCATTCAGGTGGCAACGGCCACCGGTCGTTTCCTCTCGCTGTTTGCGATTTTCATGGGGGTGTGGCTGTTCTTGGCCAAGGGAGGCGGCATCGGGGCGTTGTGGTTGGTGATGCTCGGTTGGTTCGGCCTGGGTGCATCCCGCAATCAAACCCAGGTGCTGATGCTGCAGAACGTTTTGCGCAAGCTCACGGTGCAGGCGGCCACGGCCCGGCGTTTCCGGGTGCTGGAGGCGGATCAGCCTCTGCGCCGTTTGAGTGAATTGCGCTTGGGCGGCCAACAGGAGGGGATCGACGGCGATGCTCGGCCGGCGGACTGGGTGTTGGTCACCCGTGGCGGTCGATGGTTGGGCACCATTGACGATGCGCCGTTGCGTGATCTGCCAGTTCAGCAATGGGATCGGCAGATCCTGGCGGATCATCTGCAGCCGCTGGACACTCTTCCCTCGATTGCGGAAACCGAACCGTTGTGGAAAGCCGTGCCTGCCCTGGAAGCCAGTGCTCAAGGTCGCTTGCTGGTGATCAACCGCGCCGGATTGCCCGCTGGCACCCTGGAGAGGGGCGATGTGGGTGAGGCGGTTCTCAAGGCCCTCAATCTGCGCTTGCCGCCTCCAATGCTGGAGGCGGCCCGTCGTCAGAACGGCTATCCGTTCGGCTTACCCCTGGTGCAGGCCGTTGCGTCGATGCAGGCCTCAGGGTTGCTCGAGGAAGAGCCATCTCCAAAGACGCGATAA
- a CDS encoding protein ligase, giving the protein MPITPTNASCPPAPARSGLLLPQLELQGPEQMALDAWLLEQCVQGALTSPVLRFYTWPGAWLSLGHHQQELPGRWTRLEQRGALQRVRRPSGGGGVLHAGGLTYALIWPHAPRSRRQAYQATSQWLVEGFAKLGVTLQAGEAEATAGSAHCFASSTSADLMDGNRSKRIGSAQFWRRGHLLQHGEIVLQPPAALWRDLFQSDPPSPLEGLTREPIVAALKDALPLLWPGLSWMPHQLETSQWDEIRKQVSLYRVFGDGSSSSNPEACIDATACTRGKPNG; this is encoded by the coding sequence ATGCCCATCACGCCAACCAATGCATCCTGCCCGCCCGCCCCAGCGCGCAGCGGCCTGCTGTTGCCGCAGCTGGAGCTCCAAGGCCCTGAACAGATGGCGCTCGATGCCTGGCTCCTGGAGCAATGCGTGCAAGGAGCCCTGACGTCGCCGGTGCTTCGCTTCTACACCTGGCCTGGGGCCTGGCTGTCCCTGGGGCATCATCAGCAAGAGCTGCCTGGTCGCTGGACGAGGCTGGAGCAGAGAGGCGCTTTGCAGCGCGTCCGACGCCCCAGTGGTGGTGGGGGCGTGCTTCATGCCGGCGGCCTGACCTACGCACTGATCTGGCCCCATGCACCACGAAGCCGGCGGCAGGCCTATCAAGCCACCAGTCAGTGGCTCGTCGAAGGATTCGCGAAGCTGGGGGTGACACTCCAGGCAGGAGAAGCCGAGGCGACGGCGGGGTCAGCGCACTGCTTTGCCAGCTCCACCAGTGCTGATCTGATGGATGGGAACAGAAGCAAACGCATTGGGAGCGCTCAGTTCTGGCGCCGCGGGCACCTGCTCCAGCATGGTGAAATCGTGCTGCAACCTCCTGCCGCACTCTGGCGAGACCTCTTCCAGAGCGACCCGCCATCACCGCTAGAGGGCCTAACCCGCGAGCCCATCGTGGCCGCACTGAAAGACGCATTGCCGCTGCTCTGGCCTGGGCTGAGCTGGATGCCCCATCAGCTCGAGACGTCCCAATGGGATGAGATCAGGAAGCAAGTGAGCCTTTATCGCGTCTTTGGAGATGGCTCTTCCTCGAGCAACCCTGAGGCCTGCATCGACGCAACGGCCTGCACCAGGGGTAAGCCGAACGGATAG
- a CDS encoding sulfite exporter TauE/SafE family protein → MELGDLLVAVPLGLLAGALAGLLGIGGGLIFAPLLLWMGLPPHQALATSTFAIVPTALGGTVTHLRQRAIPAQQGLAIGLAAFLSALLFSQLGRFAEGWHLLLLQCLMYLVLTVTIRAETDDAELQASQSLPWAGLMLIGGVAGLAGGMLGLGGGLVMVPLMVRTLAVPIRLAIRFSTLAVACSASAASLQFLVEQRGDPSMGLLLGFTAALAAQWSASRLDRAKPGTLAALLRALALILALDSGRRALQLALHLS, encoded by the coding sequence ATGGAGCTGGGTGATCTGCTGGTGGCGGTGCCCCTCGGTCTCCTCGCCGGAGCCCTCGCAGGCCTGTTGGGCATTGGCGGCGGTCTGATTTTCGCGCCTTTGCTGCTGTGGATGGGGCTGCCGCCTCACCAGGCCCTGGCCACCAGCACATTTGCGATCGTTCCCACTGCCCTCGGTGGCACGGTCACCCACCTGCGTCAGCGCGCCATCCCAGCCCAGCAAGGCCTGGCGATCGGCCTGGCGGCCTTTCTATCGGCATTGCTGTTCAGCCAATTAGGTCGCTTCGCGGAGGGCTGGCATTTGTTGTTGCTCCAGTGCCTGATGTATCTGGTGCTGACTGTGACGATCCGGGCCGAAACGGACGACGCTGAACTGCAAGCGTCACAGTCGCTGCCGTGGGCCGGTCTGATGCTGATCGGTGGTGTGGCCGGCCTGGCTGGCGGAATGCTCGGGTTGGGTGGCGGTTTGGTGATGGTGCCTCTGATGGTGCGCACGCTGGCGGTGCCCATTCGTCTGGCCATCCGCTTCAGCACCCTGGCGGTGGCCTGCTCGGCCTCGGCGGCCTCCTTGCAGTTTCTGGTGGAACAGCGTGGTGATCCCTCCATGGGCTTGTTGCTGGGGTTCACGGCAGCCCTGGCTGCCCAGTGGAGTGCCTCCCGGTTGGATCGTGCGAAGCCCGGCACCCTGGCGGCTTTGCTGCGGGCCTTGGCGCTGATCCTTGCTCTCGACAGTGGCAGGCGTGCTCTTCAGCTCGCCTTGCATCTCAGCTGA